One Narcine bancroftii isolate sNarBan1 chromosome 3, sNarBan1.hap1, whole genome shotgun sequence DNA window includes the following coding sequences:
- the LOC138756374 gene encoding uncharacterized protein, giving the protein MCSRPCRAKDAGQRTPPSEDECDTEYYHNQDAEYYQNRGHAMLASLGLNQASPHNLSDATVSIKINGSKENCLMDSGSTKSFIDRGLVECLVLNMYPSDHQILLESSRHIAKGKHFCRVTLEIQGTVYEEFKLLVLPRLCAPVLLGLDFQCQLKSIMIVHNGPLPPLLLKNRPHRSLTALNIEPPPLFTHLIPNCTPVATKSKRYRPRLRDFIRAEARRLLQEGIIEKSSSPWSVQVVVVKSGKKQRMVVYYSQTINKFTQLDAYPLSCIANMVNSIAQYKVFSTIDLKAAYHQLPIRESDHIYTAFEADGRLY; this is encoded by the coding sequence atgtgcagccggccatgtcGGGCAAAGGATGCCGGACAGAGGACACCACCATCGGAGGATGAATGCGATACAGAGTACTACCACAACCAGGATGCCGAGTACTACCAGAACAGAGGACATGCCATGCTGGCCTCTCTGGgtttgaatcaggcgagtccacacaatttatcggaTGCTACTGTTAGTATTAAAATTAACGGCTCAAAAGAAAATTGCTTGATGGATAGTGGGAGTACTAAAAGTTTCATAGACCGGGGGCTGGTAGAATGCCTTGTTCTAAACATGTACCCGAGTGACCACCAGATTTTGTTAGAGTCCAGCAGACACATAGCTAAAGGAAAACATTTCTGCAGGGTCACACTGGAAATACAGGGCACAGTGTACGAAGAATTTAAGTTGCTAGTTCTCCCACGCCTCTGTGCCCCCGTCctgctggggctggactttcagtgccaattGAAAAGTATCATGATAGTACATAATGGGCCCCTTCCCCCACTGCTCCTTAAGAACAGGCCACACCGTAGCCTGACGGCCTTGAACATAGAACCTCCCCCACTATTCACGCACCTCATTCCCAACTGCACCCCAGTAGCCACCAAGAGCAAGAGGTACAGACCGAGGCTCAGAGATTTCATTAGAGCAGAAGCTCGCAGACTCCTGCAGGAGGGCATTATAGAgaagagctccagcccctggagcgTACAGGTCGTTGTAGTGAAGTCAGGGAAGAAGCAGCGAATGGTGGTGTATTACAGTCAGACGATCAACAAATTTacgcagctggatgcctacccactatCATGTATTGCGAACATGGTAAACAGCATTGCTCAGTATAAAgtgttctccactattgacctcaagGCAGCGTATCATCAGTTACCCATTAGAGAAAGCGATCACATATACACAGCGTTCGAGGCGGATGGCAGGCTGTATTAG